Within the Nicotiana tabacum cultivar K326 chromosome 11, ASM71507v2, whole genome shotgun sequence genome, the region GTTTAGCATATGCTTCCATCTCTGATTCTGGTTCTAAATCCGATCCGGATTCAGCTTTTGGTTCTACATCTTCAGTTTCATAATTAGTTATAATCCCTCTATCCACTTCATTTTATGagatttcttctaactcaactgTTTCATATGTCTATCTGCTGGTGCTGATTGGTTCTACTCCAAGCTTGTCCTTATACATTACTTTTTTATTGAATGTGACATTCTTGTGTCTTAAGATCTTTCTATTCTGATCATCCCAAAATCGTGTCACggcccggatttcccaccctcaggagtcgtgatgccgcctactagtgaaagctaggcaagccaaccatttgaattatttaccttttcccattttaatcctttaacaattaataaCCAACATTAAATAAATAGCGGAATTTAATAAGCGGAAGACTGCAATATAGTATTTTAATAAAGATACCAATATCAATCCATACAtaaactacccaagactggtgtcacaattccacagactgtctaggaatactacaaataaaggtccgaaagatttattacaacactgtctctgaaatacataaaagaaacagaataaaaggataggaggagacgccaaggcctgcggacgcctgcaggactacctcggatctccgaatggactaaaggcagcaacccaaagctacggtccgtatgctccagtaccgggatctgcacatagtgcagagtgtagtatcagcacaaccgaccgcatgtactggtaagtgcctagcctaacctcggcgaagtagtgacgaggctaggaccagactaccaaataaacttgtgcagttaaatcatgtacaacggaaaataaaagcaaaacttTACAATTAAAGATAGGAAGGGGAAATCATGCTGTAGAGGACAACAACTAGCAACAGAAAGCAACGGTTAAATGCAAAGAATACTGTAACTCAATTGTCAATAGAAatcaagaaaatcaaagcaagtgcacggcatcacccttagtgcttttactctcgtcctcaccataaaatcaatataaatggcatgacatcacccttcgtgcttttacctcacaaaaTCATGGAACGaaatgatccttcgtgcattatcactcatataagGGCACAAATGGTACGTCgtgcgacacgacatcacccttcgtgcattaacactctctcacaaaatcatacacggcatcacccttcgtgctttaacactctctcaccaatacaatacacggcatcacccttcgtgttttaatactcttcctcacccaaacaacaatcacaagcaataagggcaagaaaataaacaaaatcacaataaaattctGGCAAGgcaacaatagtacaacaatcaaatcccggcaagggaacaatatcaaaagcatcaacatcccggcaagggagataacattgaaagtaacaacatcccggcaagggagacaatataataatcctcttctctttttcacatttacttcacaactcaattcacaacttgagccaacgctctataatgttcaatttCCAACAATAATTCCACAAGTCATTTCAtaatttgagccaatgctcttcaATGTTCAATTACTAAAATTTCTTctacaagccttgttcaacaatagatatatcacataaggcatgaacaatacaaaatcGAGTCatattaatcatagtataagactcacgggcatgcttgatagttgacatcaacgtatagatactcgtcaccatgcctatacatcgtactcaatagttaacacatagcaaataggacacaactcctaatccctcaagctaaggttagaccaaacacttacctcgatgccacgaacacaattcaagcctcaactaccattttacctcttgattcctccaccaattcgctcgtatctagacacaagttacttaactatatcaataaatgctaaatgaatcaattccaatgcatgaaaataggttttctaaagtttttcccaaaaattcaaaaatcaaccccgggcccacatggtcaaaacccgaggttcgaaccaaaacccgattacccattcacccacgaacccaaatatataatttgttttgaaatcggaccccaaatccccaaaatttgaaaaacctaggttctacccaaaacacccaatttttctcccatgaaaaccttgatttttagttgaaatcatgtgaaaagatgttaaagattgaagaaaacgagttagaaataaCTTATAATCGATTTAAAGAAtaacttttctttggaaaatcgcccaataGAGTTTATGTTttaaaagagtttgaaaaatgaaagattttcggctaagttatgaatttgcaggtcgcagatgtcacaattgcgactagggttcgcaattgcgaacccttaagAAACCTGCTTtccttgcatttgcgaaccctaaGGATTCCtattctcttcgcatttgcgaagctgctgtcgcatttgcgaagctgctatcgcatttgcgataaatacatcgcatttgcgaccaaggcagcccaggccatagttcgcatttgcgagccatgcgaagcctgcaggcctgcaacacACCAGCAATTTCCTTagtccaaatttcactctgtggcctatccaaaactcacccgagccctcggggctccaaaccaaacatgcaaactaacttaaaaacatcatacggacttgctcgtgcaatcaaatcatcaaaataacatcaacaactatgaatttagcatcaaaatcaaagaaaatctcaagaactttaaAAGTTTCCAATTTTCCAACTAAGGTTCCGAAGCACGTCATAtgacctccgtttcttaccaaattttacaggatcaacttaaatcacatataagacctctaccgggctccggaaccaaaatacgggcccaatatcatcaaattcaaacatatttcatttccaaaaactcatatatattccagaaaataattttctttaaaaatttatttcttgggtttaggacctcggaatttgattccgtgcatacgcccaagtcccatattttcctacagaccctccaagaccgtcaaatcacgggtctgggtccgtttactcaaaatgttgaccgaagtcaacttaaattcattttaaaagcaaaatttatcatttttatagATTTTGACATAATGGCTTTCCAaatacgcgcccggactgtgcacgtaaatcgaggtgaggcagaaagagatttttaaggcctcggaatacaGAATTTATTTCTATCGATAATcaaaattatcatcaccataGCCAATAAAGAAATATTTCTTGACTTTAGGATCAAGCTTATCTCTATCATTGGAGTTCACATGCACATAATAAACACAACCGAAGAGTTTTAGATGTGAGAGAGTTACCTCATTTCCTGTCCATACCTCCtcaggaatttcaaaattcagcGGTGTAGAGGGGTCCCCTGTTTATGAGGTAAGTTGCTGTGTGAAACGCCTCGGCCCAAAAATATTTCGGCAATCCAGAATGTATTCTCATACTTCTGGCTCGTTAATTCAGGGTTCCACTCATCCTCTCAACAACGCCATTTTATTCCGGTATTCTAGCAACTATCTTGATCATTCTGATCCCATTCTCTGAGTAGAATGCTTTGAACTCTTGACTATGATACTCTCCTCTATTGTCAGATTTCAAACATTTTAACTTTAGGCTCGTCTAATTTTCAACTTTAGCTTTCCATCTTTTAAATGGAACAAACATGTcagatttatttttcagaaaataaactcGTACCTTTATCGtggaatcatcaatgaaggtgacaTAATAGCGTAAGCCTTCCAGAGAAGTTACAAGAGCTGGTCCTCACACATAGCTGTATGCACTAGTTTCAGTTTCTctttctttggcgtcctttccccctttgagaaactaactctcttttgtttcccgTAAATGCAATCTTCGCACAAATCTAATTCAACATGCTTGAGGTTTGAGAACTTTTCTTTGGATGCCGACACTTTTTTACTCATATGCCCGAGCCGCCGGTGTTACAATATTGTGTCACGACCATGGTCAACTAGTGCTATAATATCTCTCTATATTTCGGTTGCATACAGTGTTCCCTTCTTGAAGCCTAGTGCCACaatcaaattttctttgattatcTTCCACGATCCATTACCGAATACTGTTGTGTATCCTTCACTATCAATCTGACCCATGGGTATCAGATTTTTCTTGAGGCCGGGAACATGTCAGGCATTTTGCAATTTTCGTAGTGTCCCTTGTGAAGTATTTATATGAACTTCACCTTTTCCGACAAATATCCAAAGGTTCCCCGTCTGCTAGATAAACCTTCCCGAATTTTCCAGCtacatgattatgcaataattctttGCATGAGGTACAGTGAAAGGATGCACTTAAGTCCAGAATTCAAGATTCAACTAGACCGTCTGCACAACAAATTAGTGCATCACCGACTTGTTCAATAattaaatttgctgaattttcatccttcttcttctttagatctCTACACTGACTACTGTAGTGACTCTTTTTATTGCAATTCCAACACGTAATGTCTTTGCAATTTTCGGATTGCCCTCTTCTCTTTGACTTTGATCTACCACGACCATGACTTTGTCTTCTTTGACTGCTTCTCCCTCTGCTTTCGGTATTAAAAGCAGATCCTAGGGAATTACTTGATTTTCTCGGCGAATATCTTaacttagaaccaagtctctaatATCATCCAATTTGAGTTTGATACTTCCCGATGAACTGCTAACTGAAGTTACTGTTGCAGACCAACTCTCCGGTAGAGATGATAGTAGAATCAACGCCCTAGCTTCGTCATCAAATATTATATTAACAGAACTCAACTGCTAATACTCCCTCCactccagtttatgtgaacctatttcctttttggtccgttccaaaaagaatgacccctttctaaatttgaaaataatttagcttaaacttccaattctacccttaatgagaagctttattaaccacacaaatactatggggccctttttaacttgtttatgatcacaaattccaaaagtcttcattttttcttaaatttcgtgctcagtcaaacaggttcacataaattggaacggatggAGTATTACATTAAACTCATTGATATTTTTCGTAACATATCCACCTTCTGTCATCTTTATGTTGAACAATCGACGCATCAAATAGACTTTATATGAAGTAGATGGCTTCTTGTACATATTTGATAACGCCTTTCATCAAGCTGGCAGTGGTCTTCTCATTATGATATTAAATGTTACATTTCGTGTTAGCGTCAAACGAATCACACCAAGAGCTTGTCGATCTAATAGATCCCAATCAGCTTTGGCTATATTCTCTGGTTTTGCCCTCAGTCAGAGATAAGTGTAATTTTTTCTAGTACAAATAATCCTCTATTTGTATTTTTCAGAATCCAAAATCTTTGCCATTGAACTTATCAATCTTAACATTCCCTTCTTCCGAtgccatttttcacaaaaaaataatttatgtaaATAGTGCTTGTGAATAACAACCGCAAATACTCTCTGTGAAAGAAAAATGTCTCAAATGTATAAGGTAGACAACAATCACTATTGGTGAACTATACTATCACTGTTAATGAATAGTACTTCACTATTGTGAATAGTGTTGGTATCGATGATCAATAATGTCgcactattcttgtgaatagtaCTTGCACCAATACCATACTTTTCTACCAGAATTATATtgtctgtgctctgataccagttgttgggaagcGAATCAGGTTAATAGAAGGGAAAGATaattaaaagagaaaagcaataaattgcacaagactaGACAAGgcaagatttacgtggttcgacAATTTTTGCCTCTCCATAGCCACACAAAGAGTAGCTCTTATTGATATTGAGAGAGAAAGAAGTTGAGGGAAGAATACAACTGAAGAGGAGAATGTCTATTTATAGGCAAATGAATCAACTGAAATCTTCAGCAAAATGTGAACATGCGGCCGGCCCGCACCGCGATTGTAAACCAATTTAATTCATTCACATTTTGCAGTCGTTTCATTCTGgcttcctttctttctttgttttttcacgcatcctttttttttcttttcatttatttctttctttgacTTCTCCACTTTTATTttgtcttctcttttctttcttttacaaaCAACAGGGTTTGCTCCCATCATCGCTTTAGTTGCGTTTTTCATTCTTTGAAAACACTAATTCCATAGTTCATTGCATCATAAAAAAGCGAGGTGGTACAagattatataaaataaaaagtaccAAAGGAATGGAAGAGAACAGAATACAGGTACCACAAATCTGTTTCTAAGAACAGTACCAGGCCACGGCTGAGAATTATCGTACACAACTTGTCTAACTTCAAAAGCAGTCTCCTTCCACTTTTCTCTTCTCACCCAATTATATACTATAGCtattaaaaattggaaaaaatggaGATAGCAAaccagccaaaaaaaaaaaaaacctgaaGTACTGTGCAGGAAATTAAAATACTTTTTCTGTTCCATTCcatattcaaaacttgaaaaagatttttataaaaaattctTTCACCTTATTTTCGAAACTCCTACTCCATTGGGCATTGGTTGAGTCCATAAAGCGTCTTATTCTTTCTTGTTCCTTCTACTTTTGAATTCTAAATGCTTAACTTAAAAgctcttctttttcttgtttggacATCTATAAGTCTCTTTTGGTAAATTAATCTTTTATGTTATTGTTATAACACAATTCTTTCAACATTACACTTGCTAAAACGTCTGGTTGTGATTGAATTTTGACACCATAACTTTTGGATTTTGGTCTCCTGATGTGAATAAAGTGTTAAATTTGTAGCAAATTCACACTGTTAATATGCCATGTAAAATtacatctttttcctttcatccaAAAGTTGCAATATGAATTCACGTCAGTTGTTGAAACTGGCATTATAATGGAAGATCAACCGGCCAAAATAACAATGAGCGGTTACCATATTATTAATTTCTTCCTCTTGACCGAATCTTGTAACCTTCATTAGCAGATTCATTTTTTCTACTTTCCTGATCAAACTAGAACTAGAAGTTATCAAGGAACCAAAGTTTTTGTAGAaatcacactaggtacccgctcTAAAGGgttgctatttaggaattagctaTGTGTCCTAAACTTAAGTTTTTCCATTCAAATTTTCGGGACACAAATGTCCAGAATTATCttgaaattaagatttttagttcAAATTTTCAAGACAAAATAAGTACGGACTAATCCCTTAATAGGGCTATGTGTACTCCCCCCAAAATTTTGTTTTCTCATAATATTTAGTTGAGCAAGCGTCCCATAAACATCTGGAGATATCAAAAAGAGAAATTGGGCTTGGAAATACAATGAAGGCAAACAAAAATGAGCATTTTCATATGCTGGCGCTTCTCAGAAGACTTGAACTAAACCAAAATGCtcaggaaaaaaaaaactataaaattaaTATGCTTCCACTCTCTTTCACTAGGGAATTCCCCAAGATATTACCTTACTTGGATTCTTCTATAACAAACAAATATGCAATTCCAAAATTTCTAGCCAATTTTTGacacaaaatatgaaaaattgaaAACTATAGAACACGCTAACAAAATTTCCATCTCCCTCGTATTCTTTTATCCTCGTTGAAAGGAGATAATAAACCTTAACCAGGAAAATCAGCTCTCGGCTTTACTAGCTAAGAGGTGGGGCGGGACTAGATCGTCAATCCAATCTGCATATATCCGATAGATCTTCTTGGTCAATTTCCATTTTAAGATTTTCTtatcctctttttcttcttgtatCGAAGCATTCACCGCTGCATTTGCAGAGGATAACTCAACAAGTGGAACAGAGAAGGGCCTTGGCATAATGGGGACAGGATTCGTCAACAAGTCCGGACCACTAGGTGCCTGTAACTCTGTCAAAGAAATAGCCAACATCAGACAACCGATGGAGAAAAGCCCTTCCGAAAGCAACTTCTAAACTTCAAGTAAGCGATaacaaaggaaaatggaaggctTTTCCTGGAAAGGTTGACGGAGAACAAAGAAGTTCACACACCATTTTAGCGATAGAAAGTCAattttagatttataaaagcgtATCACATAAAACCCACCATTCACAAATTCAGTATCTCCATGTTTAGTAAAAAGTGGTAATGACCAAGTTAGTTCATTGTTAGACCTATAAAAACCAGGAGGCAGACTAGACCTTGAAAGCTGAATATATTGTTACTTGTTTCAAAAGTGAGATATGACCTAGTAGAGAAATTGCATATCGAATGTATCGTCACAGGAAATAGAGTAGTCATAATCTGAGAACAATCAATGGCAGTGAATATGCAAAACATCACTCAACGGACATGGCAACACGACAAATTCCTCGTTTTATATATGGATGTAATCTAAATGTGAGTTAATGTCAAGTTTTTCATATTTAAGTGGAAAGAAGACACGTGTGGAATACTATTAATTATTAGGTTACGAAACGATTTTTGATAGAGTCTGTTCTTCTCTGCAATGCAGGTGTTATACAAAAggcaaatcatatgaatacaaaCTGCTTTATTTGTCCTTTTCCGCAATGAAGAACTTGGAAACTTTTCCCTGAGAAAAAAtacggaaaaaataaaaataaaaaagtatttaATTTTATACTAGATTCTCAACTTGAACCACTGCAGCTCTACTACGCTAAATAACTTGCTTAGGATCAGCAAGCATTGTTTCTAGGAGCTCCATCGCTCGTAATTATTCTGTCTTTAAACTATATTCTATTACATTATGCGGCCTTTACTTTTTACAATAAAGGGATGAAGGAATTTTGCAAAAATTAAAGCAAGTAAAATAGACAATTGATTTACAAACGATTAAACATAAAGTCAAACTAACAACTAACAAAAAGATGACTGTCAAATTAGTTTTACCTGATTGACCATGAGCAAAGTGGCAACGATCTCGGAAGGGGCATTGACCAGTTGTCTCCCACTTACTACACATCTTTGTCTTCCAATATACAGGCTTAATTCGAACAGCATCTGAATCTGCAATTCCATGCTTACTAATCTCATTCTGCTCAAGATCACTTCTGTTAGCCGTTGTTCCGATGCTTATTGCAGAGCTTTCCCTTTGCCTTGGAATGTCAGTCTTAAATTTCGGAGGACGTTCATGAAGAAAATTACACTTATCACCATAAGGACACTCCTCTCCGTTATAAAACTTCTTGCAAATTTTCATCCTATGTATTATTTTCTGATCATCATTCCAGTTCCCTACTACCCCTCTATCTTTTTCACGGACTAGTTCCTGCCAATTCGGAGGGGGCTCACGCAAATCTTCAACACCATGAGCAAATGTACAATGTTCCCCATTCCTGCAAGTTCCTTCCAAGAACTTGGCGCACATGcgtgttttgaaaaatatatggCTCGTTCCTTTGTTTCCAATAAGATTCAGCTGGTTCACTCTGGAATTCATAGGAGTATAATTTGCAGAATTCGgtgaattgttatcggaattccTCAGTCTCTTGAAAGGAGGTACATGATCAAACTGAGAATAGGACTCGGGAAATTCATGGTTCATTGGAGATTGTGGCCAAGCTTCTCCAATATCACCGCCAGCAAATGGCATTGGCATAAAGGGCGGGGGAGGAGGTGGTGGATCAGAATAACTCA harbors:
- the LOC107802736 gene encoding zinc finger CCCH domain-containing protein 39 is translated as MSYSDPPPPPPPFMPMPFAGGDIGEAWPQSPMNHEFPESYSQFDHVPPFKRLRNSDNNSPNSANYTPMNSRVNQLNLIGNKGTSHIFFKTRMCAKFLEGTCRNGEHCTFAHGVEDLREPPPNWQELVREKDRGVVGNWNDDQKIIHRMKICKKFYNGEECPYGDKCNFLHERPPKFKTDIPRQRESSAISIGTTANRSDLEQNEISKHGIADSDAVRIKPVYWKTKMCSKWETTGQCPFRDRCHFAHGQSELQAPSGPDLLTNPVPIMPRPFSVPLVELSSANAAVNASIQEEKEDKKILKWKLTKKIYRIYADWIDDLVPPHLLASKAES